Proteins found in one Sorghum bicolor cultivar BTx623 chromosome 1, Sorghum_bicolor_NCBIv3, whole genome shotgun sequence genomic segment:
- the LOC8085499 gene encoding subtilisin-like protease SBT1.2, with protein sequence MDVARVLLVCHSLFLLLLLPAAVLGAAAETMQTYIVQLHPHDEGGSSEAVLSASKSKVDWHLSFLERSVAWEQEKRPSSRLLYSYHTVFDGFAAQLADGEAAALRALPGVASVRADRRVELHTTYSYRFLGLNFCPTGAWARSGYGRGTIIGVLDTGVWPENPSFDDRGMPPAPVRWAGVCQGGEHFNASNCNRKLIGARFYSKGHRANYPTNPSEAASLLEYVSPRDAHGHGTHTASTAAGAAVAGASVLGAGLGEARGVAPGAHVAAYKVCWFNGCYSSDILAGMDDAVRDGVDVLSLSLGGFPIPLFEDSIAIGSFRATARGVSVVCAAGNNGPARSSVANEAPWVLTVGAATLDRRFPAYVRLGDGRVLYGESMYPGEIGLKKGGKELELVYAVGGTRESEYCLKGSLDKAAVAGKMVVCDRGITGRADKGEAVKEAGGAAMVLANSEINRQEDSIDVHVLPATLIGYREAVELKRYIRSTPRPVARIVFGGTRIGRARAPAVAVFSARGPSLTNPSVLKPDVVAPGVNIIAAWPGNLGPSGLESDARRSNFTVLSGTSMAAPHVSGIAALIRSAHPSWSPAMVRSAIMTTADITDRRGKAIVDGGDGGRAGVFAMGAGHVSPARAVDPGLVYDIQPADYVIHLCTLGYTHMEIFKITHTGVNCSAALGGDRNRGVFSLNYPSIAVALRNGARSAVLLRTVTNVGTPNSTYAVQVSAPPGVKVTVAPTTLSFVEFGEQRSFRVTVDAPSPPAAKDSVEGYLVWKQSGGLGNHVVRSPIAVTWVVE encoded by the coding sequence ATGGATGTCGCCAGGGTGTTACTAGTCTGCCACTCGTTGTTCTTGCTCCTCCTCCTTCCGGCGGCCGTCCTCGGTGCCGCCGCGGAGACGATGCAGACCTACATCGTGCAGCTGCACCCGCACGACGAGGGTGGCAGCAGCGAGGCCGTGCTCTCCGCCTCCAAGTCCAAGGTCGACTGGCACCTCTCCTTCCTCGAGAGGTCCGTGGCGTGGGAGCAGGAGAAGCGCCCGTCCTCGCGCCTCCTCTACTCGTACCACACCGTGTTCGACGGCTTCGCGGCGCAGCTCGCGGACGGCGAGGCCGCGGCGCTGCGTGCTCTCCCGGGCGTCGCGTCGGTGCGCGCCGACCGGCGGGTGGAGCTCCACACCACCTACTCGTACCGCTTCCTCGGGCTCAATTTCTGCCCCACGGGCGCGTGGGCGCGGTCCGGGTACGGCCGCGGCACCATCATCGGGGTGCTCGACACCGGCGTCTGGCCCGAGAACCCCAGCTTCGACGACCGTGGGATGCCGCCGGCGCCCGTGCGCTGGGCAGGCGTGTGCCAGGGCGGGGAGCACTTCAACGCCTCCAACTGCAACCGGAAGCTCATCGGCGCGCGGTTCTACTCCAAGGGACACCGCGCCAACTACCCGACCAACCCCTCGGAGGCGGCGTCGCTGCTGGAGTACGTGTCGCCGCGGGACGCGCATGGGCACGGCACCCACACGGCGTCCACGGCGGCGGGCGCGGCCGTCGCCGGGGCCAGCGTCCTGGGCGCCGGGCTCGGGGAGGCGCGCGGCGTGGCTCCCGGCGCGCACGTCGCCGCATACAAGGTGTGCTGGTTCAACGGCTGCTACAGCTCCGACATCCTCGCCGGGATGGACGACGCCGTGCGCGACGGCGTCGACGTCCTGTCGCTCTCGCTCGGCGGGTTCCCCATCCCGCTCTTCGAGGACAGCATCGCCATCGGCAGCTTCCGCGCCACGGCGCGCGGCGTCTCCGTCGTGTGCGCCGCCGGGAACAATGGGCCGGCGCGGAGCTCCGTCGCCAACGAGGCGCCGTGGGTGTTGACTGTCGGCGCTGCAACACTGGACCGCCGCTTCCCGGCGTACGTCCGGCTCGGTGACGGACGGGTCCTGTACGGCGAGTCCATGTACCCCGGGGAAATCGGTTTGAAAAAAGGCGGGAAGGAGCTCGAGCTGGTGTACGCCGTTGGTGGGACCCGGGAATCCGAGTACTGCCTCAAGGGGTCCCTGGATAAAGCCGCCGTCGCCGGAAAGATGGTGGTCTGCGACCGCGGCATCACGGGCCGTGCCGACAAAGGCGAGGCTGTAAAAGAAGCAGGCGGCGCGGCCATGGTGCTGGCCAACTCCGAGATAAACCGGCAGGAGGACTCCATCGACGTCCACGTCCTGCCAGCGACGCTCATAGGGTACCGGGAGGCCGTGGAGCTGAAGAGATACATCAGATCGACGCCGCGGCCGGTGGCGAGGATAGTGTTCGGCGGCACGCGGATCGGGCGCGCGCGCGCTCCGGCGGTGGCCGTGTTCTCGGCGCGCGGGCCGAGCCTGACGAACCCGTCGGTGCTGAAGCCCGACGTGGTCGCCCCCGGGGTGAACATCATCGCGGCGTGGCCAGGGAACCTGGGCCCGTCGGGGCTGGAGAGCGACGCCCGTCGGTCCAACTTCACCGTGCTCTCGGGGACATCGATGGCGGCGCCTCACGTGAGCGGCATCGCGGCGCTGATCCGGTCCGCGCACCCGTCTTGGAGCCCGGCGATGGTCCGGTCCGCGATCATGACCACGGCCGACATAACCGACCGACGGGGTAAGGCGATCGtggacggcggcgacggcgggcgCGCTGGCGTGTTCGCCATGGGCGCGGGGCACGTGAGCCCGGCGCGCGCCGTCGACCCGGGCCTTGTCTACGATATCCAGCCAGCCGACTACGTGATTCACCTGTGCACGCTCGGGTACACCCACATGGAGATCTTCAAGATCACCCACACCGGCGTCAACTGCAGCGCGGCGCTCGGCGGGGACAGGAACAGGGGCGTCTTCAGCCTCAACTACCCGTCGATCGCGGTGGCGCTCAGGAACGGCGCCAGGTCGGCGGTGCTGCTGCGGACGGTGACCAACGTCGGAACGCCCAACTCGACGTACGCCGTGCAGGTCTCCGCGCCGCCGGGAGTGAAGGTCACGGTGGCGCCCACGACGCTGTCGTTCGTGGAGTTCGGCGAGCAGCGGAGCTTCCGGGTGACCGTGGACGCGCCGTCGCCGCCCGCGGCGAAGGACAGCGTGGAGGGGTACCTGGTGTGGAAGCAGAGCGGCGGCCTGGGGAATCACGTCGTGAGGAGCCCCATCGCCGTGACCTGGGTGGTGGAGTAG
- the LOC8080578 gene encoding uncharacterized protein LOC8080578, whose product MSFTGSAPEQQQPATARISSSSAGSGRLVTPFWKEKYERDARRYWDIFYKRHEDKFFKDRHYLDKEWGKYFEGGDGEKKVVLEVGCGAGNTIYPLLSTYPDIFVHACDFSPRAVDLVKKHKDFKPDQINAFVCDISSEQLTENMEPSSADIVTMIFMLSAVAPDKMPMVLENVRSVLKHGGRVLFRDYAFGDLAQERLMSKGQQISENFYVRGDGTRAYYFSNEYLVDLFSKCGFTLEEICVHNKQVENRSLELVMNRNWVQATFTLNSASSQGPNGQHDLLVCEGEEDKLASDTSTKKSSSEEIDLSEDFCNMFGTSHSLNEVQIIGIKAKGHDFKIKMLRKEYQHTCKSTGLMLWESAQFMCSLLAENPYIVAGKRVLELGCGSAGICSMVAASFTQFVVATDGDEESLDLLRQNISSNLEPNSLSRIKIRKLFWGNKDDTQAVRELSGNGAGFDCIIGTDVTYNPDAIHPLFVTARELISDRANKDSTPALILCYIQRRVDEDSILSNATSQGFRLVDKWINGLHESNGIISSWFSGNDVCSAFRNAVLSVLYFEL is encoded by the exons ATGTCCTTTACTGGTTCCGCCCCTGAGCAGCAGCAACCCGCCACTGCGCGGATCTCCTCGTCCTCAGCCGGCTCCGGAAGGCTCGTCACTCCGTTCTGGAAAG AGAAGTATGAGAGGGACGCGAGGAGGTACTGGGACATCTTCTACAAGCGCCACGAGGACAAG TTCTTCAAGGATCGACATTACCTGGATAAAGAATGGGGAAAGTACTTTGAG GGAGGAGATGGAGAAAAGAAGGTGGTTCTAGAG GTTGGTTGTGGAGCTGGGAACACAATCTATCCGTTGCTTTCTACATATCCAGATATTTTTGTCCATGCCTGTGATTTTTCTCCACGAGCTGTCGATTTGGTCAAG AAACACAAGGACTTCAAACCTGACCAGATAAATGCATTCGTCTGTGATATTTCATCAGAACAACTAACCGAGAATATGGAACCTTCTTCTGCTGACATTGTAACGATG ATCTTTATGCTTTCTGCAGTCGCACCAGATAAAATGCCTATGGTTCTGGAGAATGTTAGAAGTGTCCTAAAA CATGGTGGCCGTGTTCTCTTTCGGGACTATGCCTTCGGTGACCTTGCACAG GAAAGGCTTATGTCAAAGGGACAGCAAATAAGTGAGAACTTCTATGTCAGAGGTGATGGTACG CGTGCATATTACTTTTCAAATGAATATCTGGTGGATTTATTTTCAAAATGTGGATTTACTCTTGAGGAAATatgtgtgcacaacaagcaagtTGAAAACCGTTCACTGGAGTTGGTGATGAACAG GAATTGGGTCCAAGCTACCTTCACCTTAAACTCAGCTAGTTCTCAAGGTCCAAATGGTCAACACGATCTCCTTGTTTGCGAAGGAGAGGAGGATAAGCTAGCTTCTGACACATCTACGAAGAAAAGCAGCAGCGAAGAaattgatctttctgaagatttttgcaacatGTTTGGGACATCACACAGCCTTAATGAG GTACAAATCATTGGGATCAAAGCAAAAGGTCACGACTTCAAAATAAAAATGCTCAGGAAGGAATACCAGCACACCTGCAAATCAACCGGCTTAATGCTTTGGGAATCTGCTCAATTCATGTGCTCTCTTTTAGCAGAGAATCCTTACATTGTTGCAGGCAAAAGGGTTCTGGAGTTGGGCTGTGGCTCAGCTGGCATCTGCTCGATGGTTGCTGCAAGTTTCACTCAGTTTGTTGTAGCTACAGATGGGGATGAAGAATCACTCGATCTCCTTAGACAAAACATCTCCTCGAATCTGGAGCCTAATTCTCTGAGCAGAATTAAGATTAGGAAGTTATTTTGGGGCAACAAAGATGATACGCAGGCAGTCCGAGAGCTTTCTGGTAATGGTGCAGGTTTTGATTGCATAATAGGCACCGACGTGACCTACAATCCCGATGCTATACACCCTCTCTTCGTGACTGCGAGGGAGCTGATTTCTGACAGAGCTAACAAGGATTCAACCCCTGCTCTTATTCTTTGCTACATTCAGCGACGAGTTGATGAGGACTCCATCCTTTCTAATGCAACGTCCCAGGGTTTCAGGCTTGTGGACAAATGGATAAATGGACTTCATGAGAGTAACGGTATCATCAGTTCTTGGTTCTCTGGTAATGATGTCTGCAGTGCTTTCCGGAATGCAGTACTTTCAGTATTGTACTTCGAGCTGTGA